In bacterium, one genomic interval encodes:
- a CDS encoding T9SS type A sorting domain-containing protein, with the protein MQRTVALAETVAVRIAFSAEPNPDWNDVGYQTGWEQAYTFSEPYGARRWYPCWDQPSDKFSTLQTRVNMPEHWSLAANGALVSTDYPEAGRKRQTYEHDRPISPYLVSIAAGLFAKTEFTQDNVFYRYYVWPWDSLPAAYDWERTPQMTAAFVERFGPYPFAQYGMAATDIFGGWGAMEHQTFTTYGFNLVDSLRTFEGIVAHELAHMWFGDHLSPVDFRNMWLNEGFATYGNLLWVEHLGGENELQRSLDELRGIIVDEARNHPPLYPVYDPPPDRLFGVNQYYKGAWVLHMLRGYFGLPSDSTFFPMMQAYVDSFAGGTVSTEDFYRIVSMHYPEDDLRWFFDQWVYGVGHPVIEVAFTETGPHQITATARQVQPWPERFRTSLSVVITTDSGPFHTSMPIAPQDVSEFVFDLPDLHSVELADFQAELVEASALPVMNDPATPLSFSIGAAYPNPFNPSVTIPLELSQHNTVTLSLFDLTGRQIAQVFSGELDPGTHDIQFEAPASLAAGMYLLRARSGASSRTQKLLLLK; encoded by the coding sequence GTGCAGCGCACCGTCGCGCTCGCGGAGACGGTGGCTGTTCGTATCGCCTTTTCCGCCGAGCCTAACCCTGACTGGAACGACGTTGGCTACCAGACGGGCTGGGAGCAGGCCTATACCTTCAGCGAGCCATATGGAGCGCGGCGCTGGTACCCGTGCTGGGACCAGCCGAGTGATAAATTCAGTACTCTGCAAACGCGTGTGAATATGCCGGAGCATTGGTCGCTGGCCGCCAACGGAGCGCTCGTCAGCACCGATTATCCCGAGGCAGGTCGCAAGCGCCAGACCTACGAACATGATCGCCCGATCTCACCCTATCTTGTCTCCATCGCGGCGGGACTGTTTGCCAAGACAGAATTCACGCAGGACAATGTGTTCTACCGCTACTACGTTTGGCCGTGGGATTCGCTGCCGGCTGCCTACGACTGGGAACGCACGCCGCAAATGACGGCTGCCTTCGTCGAGCGATTTGGTCCATACCCGTTTGCGCAATACGGCATGGCGGCGACTGATATCTTCGGCGGCTGGGGCGCCATGGAGCATCAGACCTTCACAACCTACGGTTTCAATCTGGTAGACAGCCTGCGCACGTTCGAAGGTATCGTCGCCCACGAACTCGCTCACATGTGGTTTGGCGATCATCTGAGTCCGGTGGACTTTCGCAATATGTGGCTGAATGAAGGGTTTGCGACATACGGCAATCTTTTGTGGGTTGAGCATCTCGGCGGCGAGAACGAGCTGCAGCGCTCGCTTGACGAATTGCGCGGTATTATCGTGGACGAGGCACGCAATCATCCGCCGCTCTATCCGGTCTACGATCCGCCGCCGGACCGGCTCTTCGGCGTGAACCAGTACTATAAGGGTGCGTGGGTTCTGCACATGCTGCGGGGCTATTTCGGACTGCCATCAGATTCCACGTTCTTCCCGATGATGCAGGCCTATGTGGACTCGTTTGCGGGCGGCACGGTCAGCACGGAGGACTTTTACAGGATCGTCAGCATGCACTATCCCGAAGATGATCTGCGGTGGTTCTTCGATCAATGGGTTTATGGTGTTGGCCACCCGGTGATTGAAGTGGCGTTTACCGAGACCGGACCGCACCAAATCACGGCCACTGCACGGCAAGTTCAGCCATGGCCAGAGCGCTTCCGAACCTCTTTGAGCGTTGTGATCACTACGGATTCTGGTCCCTTTCACACCAGCATGCCGATCGCACCTCAAGACGTGAGTGAATTCGTCTTCGACTTGCCGGATTTGCATTCCGTTGAGCTCGCCGATTTTCAAGCGGAGCTTGTGGAAGCCTCTGCACTTCCGGTCATGAACGATCCGGCCACGCCGCTTTCTTTCTCAATCGGCGCGGCCTATCCGAATCCCTTCAACCCGAGCGTAACCATCCCGTTGGAATTGTCCCAACACAACACGGTTACGTTGAGTCTGTTTGATCTAACAGGTCGGCAGATCGCCCAAGTCTTTTCGGGGGAACTCGATCCGGGAACCCACGACATCCAATTTGAAGCTCCCGCATCGTTAGCCGCGGGCATGTATCTTCTGCGCGCGCGCAGCGGTGCATCGTCGAGAACTCAGAAACTGCTTCTTCTCAAATAG
- a CDS encoding Mrp/NBP35 family ATP-binding protein yields the protein MLTPDQIRDALKTIKFPGLTRDIVSFGIVKDIQVQDGTVQVHITVAARDEDTPGKIEEAVASAVRDLPGVSEVQVHMKWTQPASAPQQPHSRPAPTGPILPDVRVKIAVASGKGGVGKSTVAAGLALMLQDLGFTVGLADFDIYGPSVPTLFGIHDRPRVIDNMILPLERNGMKLMSMGFLVEPETPMIWRGPMVHQAAEQFLRDVAWGALDILIVDLPPGTGDAQMTLSQRIQLDGAVIVSTPQDLALIDARKGVAMFQKLNVPILGIVENMASFTCPHCGGESHIFGVGGAEREAERLGCALLGRLPLVPQLVIAADAGDPMLAIETNPVLNSVFRAMAQAVAQRVGL from the coding sequence ATGCTGACCCCAGACCAGATTCGCGACGCGCTCAAGACGATCAAATTTCCCGGCCTGACCCGGGACATCGTGTCCTTTGGTATTGTCAAGGACATACAAGTCCAGGACGGCACGGTGCAGGTGCACATTACCGTGGCCGCGCGCGACGAAGACACTCCGGGTAAGATTGAGGAAGCTGTAGCCAGCGCGGTCCGCGACCTGCCCGGTGTTTCTGAGGTTCAGGTGCACATGAAGTGGACGCAGCCCGCCTCGGCGCCGCAGCAGCCTCATTCGCGGCCTGCGCCGACTGGTCCTATTCTGCCGGACGTGCGCGTCAAGATCGCTGTGGCATCGGGCAAAGGCGGGGTAGGGAAGAGCACCGTTGCGGCAGGTTTGGCGCTGATGCTTCAGGATCTCGGCTTCACGGTGGGACTGGCCGATTTCGATATCTATGGTCCCTCTGTCCCGACGCTGTTTGGCATCCACGACCGCCCGCGCGTGATTGATAACATGATTCTGCCGCTTGAACGCAACGGCATGAAACTCATGTCCATGGGATTTCTCGTTGAACCCGAGACGCCGATGATCTGGCGCGGCCCCATGGTGCATCAGGCCGCCGAGCAGTTTCTGCGCGACGTGGCTTGGGGCGCATTGGATATTCTCATCGTAGACCTGCCGCCCGGAACGGGTGACGCGCAGATGACTCTCAGTCAACGCATACAATTGGACGGCGCAGTCATCGTCTCGACTCCGCAGGACTTGGCGTTGATTGACGCACGCAAGGGTGTAGCGATGTTTCAGAAGCTCAATGTGCCGATCCTCGGCATCGTAGAGAATATGGCCAGCTTCACGTGCCCGCATTGCGGCGGTGAATCGCACATCTTTGGAGTTGGCGGCGCGGAACGCGAAGCGGAACGGCTGGGGTGCGCTCTGCTCGGTCGTTTGCCGCTCGTGCCGCAATTGGTCATCGCGGCTGACGCGGGCGACCCGATGCTGGCAATCGAAACGAACCCCGTGCTGAACTCTGTTTTTCGCGCGATGGCCCAAGCGGTCGCGCAACGCGTCGGCCTGTAA
- the pyrR gene encoding bifunctional pyr operon transcriptional regulator/uracil phosphoribosyltransferase PyrR, which yields MQTKIKAKLVDAAGFSRTITRIAHEIIERNRGTEQLGLVGMQTRGVYIARRVAAKIREIENRDVPVGVLDATLYRDDYRTALRQPHVQQTEIGFDLYDINVVLVDDVLYTGRTVRAALEAIMDHGRPKRVQLAVMVDRGHRELPIKPDFIGKNVPTSINEEVQVHMTEVDQEDAIYLVEVEK from the coding sequence ATGCAAACTAAAATCAAGGCCAAGCTGGTGGATGCGGCCGGATTTTCGCGCACGATCACGCGTATCGCGCATGAAATCATCGAGCGGAATCGCGGCACGGAACAGCTCGGTTTAGTCGGCATGCAGACGCGCGGCGTCTATATTGCCCGACGTGTCGCCGCCAAAATCCGCGAGATCGAGAACCGCGATGTTCCGGTCGGTGTGCTTGACGCGACGCTCTATCGCGACGACTACCGCACCGCGCTGCGCCAACCGCATGTTCAGCAAACGGAAATCGGATTCGACCTGTACGATATCAACGTCGTGCTGGTAGACGACGTGCTCTACACGGGCCGCACCGTCCGGGCGGCGCTTGAAGCGATTATGGACCATGGCCGGCCCAAACGGGTGCAGCTCGCCGTCATGGTGGATCGCGGCCATCGTGAGCTGCCGATTAAGCCTGACTTTATCGGCAAGAACGTGCCGACCAGTATCAATGAAGAAGTCCAGGTGCACATGACGGAAGTGGATCAGGAAGACGCGATCTACCTGGTGGAGGTGGAAAAGTGA
- a CDS encoding 23S rRNA (pseudouridine(1915)-N(3))-methyltransferase RlmH produces the protein MKLQVVTVGKLREAYFKAACDEYAGRIRHFLPFDEFEVPSATSEGGNGTGKGALISEADALLKQVPAGSKLVALDIKGKQLSSEALSQFLQDEMLASTHRLSFIIGGAWGLAPSLLDNAALRLSFSPMTFPHELARVLLYEQLYRALSLWKGLPYHK, from the coding sequence GTGAAACTGCAAGTCGTTACCGTTGGCAAATTGCGTGAAGCCTACTTCAAGGCCGCCTGCGATGAATACGCTGGCCGCATCCGTCACTTTTTACCCTTCGATGAGTTCGAAGTACCCAGCGCAACCAGTGAAGGTGGTAACGGTACGGGCAAGGGTGCCTTGATCAGCGAGGCCGATGCCCTGCTGAAGCAGGTGCCCGCAGGTTCCAAGCTCGTTGCGCTGGACATCAAAGGTAAGCAACTGTCGTCCGAAGCCCTCTCGCAATTCTTACAGGACGAAATGCTTGCCAGCACCCATCGCTTGAGCTTCATAATCGGCGGAGCGTGGGGGTTGGCTCCAAGTTTGTTAGATAATGCGGCGCTTCGCCTGAGTTTTTCGCCGATGACCTTTCCGCATGAGTTGGCGCGTGTTCTTTTGTACGAGCAGCTCTATCGGGCTCTAAGCCTCTGGAAAGGGCTTCCTTATCACAAGTAA
- a CDS encoding DUF59 domain-containing protein gives MPTEEQVYNALAAVYDPELHLPITDLGLVYGVEIEGGRVDTKVTLTSMGCPLAGTILDMCREAILRLDGVNEVNVEIVWDPPWSVDMMSDEARMRLGMF, from the coding sequence ATGCCCACCGAAGAACAAGTTTACAATGCATTGGCCGCGGTCTACGACCCGGAGCTGCACCTGCCGATCACCGATCTCGGACTGGTCTACGGCGTCGAGATCGAGGGTGGCCGCGTGGACACCAAGGTGACCTTGACTTCAATGGGCTGTCCCTTGGCTGGAACAATTCTCGACATGTGCCGCGAAGCAATTCTGCGCCTCGACGGCGTGAACGAAGTGAATGTCGAGATCGTCTGGGATCCGCCGTGGAGCGTGGATATGATGAGCGACGAGGCGCGCATGCGGCTCGGCATGTTCTGA
- a CDS encoding M23 family metallopeptidase: MSALTVFSPQVSADSADSLLAAPDSLAALLNTLDSQYGILEAERQPLTALLARTALAETRERRWLEHWGTAGDLDLARAEQRYRALHRLRLSAEAALARSSTDLVTIETLVIAAISAAPEPAVAPALTRRNPESFAADTRSIPSAPASGSFLMLKGLLPWPAQGSVSRSFGTRRNMVFNTETENPGIDLVNKSAQPVHAVADGVVATISWLRGYGTVCIVQHSGDHHTVYARLSDVRVVEGQAVRPGDLLGRSEFDSVRSEYTMHFEVWSGKEKQDPLGWLAPAKN; encoded by the coding sequence ATGAGTGCGCTGACGGTGTTTTCGCCACAGGTGTCTGCGGATTCCGCTGACAGTCTCCTCGCCGCGCCCGACAGCTTGGCTGCTTTGCTCAATACGCTTGACAGTCAATATGGGATTCTTGAGGCAGAACGGCAACCCCTGACCGCCTTGCTGGCCCGGACGGCGTTGGCCGAAACCCGTGAGCGGCGCTGGCTGGAGCATTGGGGTACCGCAGGAGACTTAGACTTGGCCCGCGCCGAACAGCGCTACCGGGCCTTGCACCGGTTGCGGTTGTCAGCCGAAGCGGCCCTGGCCCGCTCCAGTACCGACTTGGTGACCATCGAGACATTAGTCATCGCGGCAATTTCAGCGGCTCCTGAGCCCGCCGTTGCGCCGGCGTTGACCCGTCGAAATCCAGAGAGCTTTGCAGCGGATACCCGTTCCATTCCGAGCGCACCCGCCTCAGGGTCGTTCTTGATGCTGAAGGGGTTGCTGCCTTGGCCTGCGCAAGGTTCCGTGTCCAGGTCGTTTGGGACACGGCGCAACATGGTGTTCAATACCGAAACAGAGAACCCGGGGATTGATCTCGTGAACAAGTCAGCGCAGCCAGTGCACGCCGTCGCGGACGGAGTGGTGGCGACGATTAGCTGGCTCCGGGGCTACGGCACCGTATGCATCGTGCAGCATTCCGGAGATCATCACACGGTCTATGCGCGTTTGAGTGATGTTAGGGTCGTCGAGGGCCAAGCGGTCCGGCCCGGTGACCTGTTGGGGCGCTCTGAGTTTGACAGTGTCCGTTCCGAATATACGATGCATTTTGAAGTTTGGTCCGGAAAAGAAAAGCAGGATCCGCTCGGATGGCTCGCGCCCGCAAAGAACTGA
- a CDS encoding aspartate carbamoyltransferase catalytic subunit produces MLGLADYSAAEIQTILDTSLQMRDILNRPVKKVPTLRGVTVVNLFLENSTRTRTSFELAEKRLSADTLNFSASGSALSKGETMLDTALNIEAMKVDVVVMRHKSPGSPHFLARHLESIIINAGDGRHEHPTQGLLDMLTLRDKYGSLKGLRVALVGDILHSRVAMSNIIGLKKMGAEVIVCGPSTLIPRGIESMGVEITHSLDDAIRRADALNILRIQLERQTAGLFPSLREYHKYFGVTRARLEQASAPLTILHPGPMNRGVEITSDVADSEHSVILQQVTNGVAVRMAVLYLLAGGRAEPSA; encoded by the coding sequence ATGCTCGGCCTGGCCGACTACAGCGCGGCTGAGATTCAGACGATCCTCGACACGTCGCTGCAAATGCGCGACATTCTCAATCGTCCGGTCAAGAAAGTTCCCACCTTACGCGGTGTGACCGTGGTGAATCTCTTCTTGGAAAACTCAACACGCACGCGCACGAGTTTTGAATTGGCCGAGAAGCGGCTCTCGGCGGACACGTTGAATTTCTCGGCTTCCGGCAGCGCGTTGTCCAAAGGCGAGACGATGCTGGACACGGCGCTGAATATTGAGGCCATGAAAGTTGATGTGGTGGTCATGCGCCACAAGTCGCCCGGCAGTCCGCACTTCCTCGCGCGCCATCTTGAGTCCATCATCATTAATGCGGGCGACGGCCGCCACGAGCATCCGACGCAGGGTCTGCTTGACATGCTGACACTGCGCGACAAATACGGATCGCTCAAGGGGCTGCGCGTCGCGCTGGTCGGCGATATTTTGCATTCGCGTGTGGCCATGTCCAACATCATCGGCCTGAAAAAAATGGGCGCCGAGGTGATCGTCTGCGGTCCGTCCACGCTGATCCCGCGCGGAATCGAGAGCATGGGCGTCGAGATTACGCATAGCCTTGACGACGCGATTCGGCGCGCGGACGCATTGAATATCCTGCGCATTCAGTTGGAACGCCAGACAGCCGGACTCTTCCCGTCGCTGCGCGAGTATCACAAATACTTCGGTGTAACGCGTGCGCGGTTGGAACAGGCCAGTGCTCCGCTGACGATTCTCCATCCGGGACCGATGAATCGCGGCGTCGAAATCACGTCCGATGTGGCCGACAGCGAGCATTCCGTCATTCTTCAGCAGGTGACCAACGGCGTGGCCGTGCGCATGGCCGTGTTGTATCTATTGGCCGGCGGTCGCGCCGAACCTTCAGCTTAG
- a CDS encoding DNA polymerase III subunit, with product MARARKELKTVIWLGHADARQRLAASVRQRRSAHAYLISGPEGIGKSAVALEFARLLLCDQPGDRYCDQCAQCIALRTLHHPDLHIVAPSGAPKDSDTPASETYPKELNLLRERLARDPYAPADLAELTAADSKAARRKLATGSKIRVADARELLHMAYRKPYQARQSVFVLLNADKMLREAQNALLKVIEEPPTSATIILTASQLETVLPTVRSRCQSVKLSAYSTVELRSALMDSGVEARAAELAAALAGGSVRRALAFAEMEAAVLEQAAVEFLAAAAMLAPDKVNEKVTKLLEDTAFLDEAFFELMALFLSDAAAKATNVVSAELNFPSQRERIAKLTAAYPQANFVQAMAAVDRAAGSRSAGYTPALVLTALAIELHRALGQRARA from the coding sequence ATGGCTCGCGCCCGCAAAGAACTGAAGACCGTGATCTGGCTGGGGCACGCCGATGCCCGACAGCGGCTGGCCGCGTCCGTGCGCCAACGACGGTCAGCTCACGCGTATCTTATCAGCGGGCCGGAGGGGATCGGCAAGAGTGCTGTAGCCCTCGAATTCGCGCGGTTGTTACTGTGTGATCAGCCGGGCGACCGGTATTGCGACCAGTGCGCGCAGTGCATAGCTTTGCGCACGCTGCACCATCCCGACCTGCATATCGTGGCGCCGTCAGGCGCGCCGAAGGATTCGGACACTCCGGCCAGTGAAACGTATCCCAAAGAGCTCAATCTACTGCGTGAAAGGTTGGCACGTGATCCGTATGCTCCGGCGGATCTTGCGGAGTTGACGGCAGCCGACAGCAAAGCCGCACGAAGAAAGCTCGCCACGGGATCCAAGATTCGCGTGGCCGATGCGCGCGAGTTGCTGCACATGGCTTACCGCAAACCGTATCAGGCGCGGCAATCGGTGTTCGTGCTGCTGAATGCAGACAAGATGCTGCGGGAGGCGCAGAACGCGCTGCTCAAGGTTATCGAAGAACCGCCGACCAGTGCGACGATTATCTTGACGGCATCACAACTCGAAACGGTTCTGCCGACTGTGCGTTCGCGCTGCCAGTCGGTGAAATTGTCCGCCTACTCAACCGTAGAACTGCGGAGTGCGCTGATGGACTCCGGAGTTGAGGCTCGTGCCGCCGAGCTGGCCGCCGCTTTGGCCGGCGGAAGCGTGCGGCGGGCGCTGGCGTTCGCGGAAATGGAAGCGGCCGTGCTGGAACAGGCGGCGGTGGAGTTTCTGGCGGCGGCGGCAATGCTCGCGCCGGACAAGGTCAACGAAAAAGTGACTAAGCTGCTGGAAGACACCGCGTTTCTTGACGAGGCTTTCTTTGAACTGATGGCCTTGTTCTTGTCGGACGCGGCGGCGAAGGCGACCAATGTTGTATCCGCTGAATTGAACTTCCCGTCGCAGCGCGAACGGATCGCCAAGTTGACGGCCGCCTATCCACAGGCAAATTTTGTTCAAGCCATGGCCGCCGTGGATCGCGCCGCCGGATCACGTTCGGCCGGCTACACTCCCGCGCTGGTGCTGACTGCGCTGGCGATCGAATTGCACCGCGCGCTCGGACAGCGGGCGCGCGCCTAA
- a CDS encoding biotin transporter BioY has translation MYLPLAQSLRARIPALSPAVHTTLQVVFGSLFIALFAQISIPIPYSPVPVTGQTFAVLAVAMALGSRNGALAVLTYILEGAAGLPFFAGGVGGALYLLGPTGGYLFGFVLCALVCGKLAELGYDRSYGRMLIAMTLGHLIIFIPGILWLSRFVPAGQALALGFVPFIPGTVLKTLAAAALFPPIRKKI, from the coding sequence ATGTATCTACCGTTAGCACAATCGCTCCGCGCACGTATTCCCGCGCTGTCCCCTGCCGTCCACACGACTCTGCAAGTCGTTTTCGGCAGCCTGTTCATTGCACTTTTCGCCCAGATATCGATTCCGATTCCCTATAGCCCAGTCCCGGTGACCGGGCAGACGTTTGCCGTCTTGGCCGTGGCCATGGCCTTGGGCTCGCGCAATGGTGCGCTGGCCGTCCTGACGTACATTCTCGAAGGCGCAGCGGGCCTGCCGTTCTTCGCCGGCGGAGTGGGCGGCGCACTCTACTTACTGGGCCCCACCGGCGGCTACCTGTTCGGCTTCGTGCTCTGCGCCCTCGTCTGCGGCAAGTTGGCGGAATTGGGTTATGATCGTTCGTATGGCCGCATGCTAATCGCCATGACCCTCGGTCACTTGATCATCTTCATTCCGGGCATCCTGTGGCTCAGCCGCTTCGTTCCGGCCGGACAGGCCCTCGCGCTGGGCTTCGTGCCGTTTATTCCGGGTACGGTCTTGAAGACGCTCGCGGCTGCGGCGTTGTTCCCGCCCATTCGCAAAAAGATATAG